GGCTTCACAATGGCGGCTGTAAGTCTGGGGACCAGGAATCATGGGACCGCAAAGGGTTAGCAAGACAGAGACTTACCCAGGCCTCAGACTTCAAGGTCTCTGGGATCTGTAGAGGCTGGAGACTTGGTACCCTGAGCAGGAGAGGAGCCAGCTGTCCGAACACCGAGGGTGGTGAGAGGGGCAGAGGTGCAGGATATCTGACCATCGTGGTGGGGCTAGAAGCCTGTATCAGGGTCGGGGTGGAAACTATGTGTCTGGATCTTCCAGGAATTGGGGGGCAAGGGGCTGGACATCTGGGACTTTAAGGGATGTGGAAATAGTTACATCTTGATGCCTGTGGCCCTGAGGGAGATCACTGGTAGGGAATGTCTTTTTCTGGACTCGCAAAGAAATCCAAACGCTGAAAAGCCCGATGAGTCCCAGAGCCCTTCCTTAAATCCCCTGCACAGGGAGTTTTTTCATCATCTACATCTTCTTGCTGTTCTTGATGGGgattcctctcctcttcctggaGATGGCGGTTGGTCGGAGGATGCGCCAGTGCAGCATTTGTGCATGGAGCGTCATTGGCCCCTGGTTTGGTGGTGTGGGGTGTAGCAGCTTCATGGTGAGGAGCCCTGGCTGCCCAGGCCTACCCTTTacatcccacccccatccctaccCTTGTCCTGGAATGAGTCCCCTGATTTCACTTCCATGGGTCAAGTCCCTTCGATTCCTCAATCCTCTGTCCAATCCCTTTTTCCCGGCCCCACttttcctccccagccacctcctTCCTGGCCCCACAGGTGAGCTTCATCACTGCCTTGTACTTGAATGTGGTCAATGGCTGGATCCTCTTCTACTTGGGCCAGTCCTTCCAGTTTTCCGTTCCATGGGAGCATTGTCCCCTCCTGAAGAACTCCAGTGGCTTTGGTGAGGAGGAagtgaaagggaaagagaaaggggaaacAGAGAGGTGGAAGGGAGTttggaagaggagaaaggagtgAGGAGGGATAAAGAAGGGGCAGGTagtaggaagaaagaagaaacgagaggaagggggtgtgggggaagggtTCATGAAGAGGGGAACGGTCACCCTGTCTAGCAAGGGAGTCCAAAGCCAGATACCCCCAGATCCTGAATGTGCACGGACCACACCCTCCATGTACTTCTGGTACCGGCTGACCTTGAAAGCCTCAGACAGCATTGAGGATAGTGGGCCACCAGTCATCTCTCTGCTCCTGCCCCTTTTGATGGCTTGGTGTCTTGTTGGCATTTTCATGATTAATGGGATCAAGTCCATTGGGAAGGTGAGTCTCCATTCTTGGATTCCGTTAACAGTCTGAGATACTTTAGCCCTCACCTAACATTACTGCTCATTGATCTGATttcccactccctctggcctTTCACTCCCACTTAGCCCCTGAACCCTGCTGAAAGCTATCTTCTAACTCCTCCTCATTTCTGGCTCAGAATGTTTTATCCCTGCTGACTGTTGATtgactacccccccccccccactgggatgtgGTTGCTGATATGCCCTCCCCTGAATTCAGGTATTGTGTGTCTTGGTGCCACTGACTGGCATCATCACAGTCTTTTTACTCATCCGGAGTGCACTGCTGTCCGGGGCACGATACGGGCTTCAGCGTTTGGCGGTTATGAAGGTACACCTTCCTCACTCCCCTCTCAGACCTTAGAGGACACCCGTTGTCCGCTCTAGTGTCCTTTCCCCACTGCCTCCCTTTGTATCCCCTGCCTTTTGTTAAGGTTCTCCTCCTCTTGACACCTTTCCTtattcttctctcttcccttatAGGTATCGGCTTTGTACAGCATAACTGCATGGATCCAAGCAGGGATCCACGTCTTGTTTGCCTTAGGTCTCGGCTTTGGCCCCATTGTCGTTTACTCCTCGTACATGGACCAGCCCAGCAACTGTCTCAGTGATGCGTTTGTTGTGGCTTTCATCAACCTGGGCTTCTCCGTCCTCACCATGCCTTTTATCTTCAGCGTGCTGGGCTTCTGGGCCACTGTCCTCATACACAACTGCATTGAGAAGTAAGGCCGGCCCCTTAGTTGAGAGTGTCAGCCTTAGGGAACGACAGAACCCAGAGACCCGAATCTTACAGGTGCTGCTGCACAGACCCACCTCACACAGGTGCACTTGCAAGCCTCTGCTCTCTCCTAGAATGAAAAACAGAGGCAGGAGAACCCCGTCACGTCATCCTTCTAGAGCCCTTTTCTAGCCCCGGAAATCTTCCATGTCAGAGATTGCCAACTGCTCGCCTCAGCGGATCTCAACAGAGAAATTCGAAAAGTGGCGAACAGTGAACGTTACTCTAGTCTCAGGCAGCCTCTAAGGCCACACCCTTCGGAACACCCTTCTGCTCCCGAATGCCAGTCATTCTTTACCGGCAGCTCCCGAATTTAGGGGTGTCAGTCAATCTGTCATGCTTAAGCCCCACCGGGACGCCAGGACTAGAGCCTATACTGTCTTCTCAGCCTGTTCTAGTCTGTGGGCATGAGTAGAAACTATCCCCCCGGCATTTAGAGCACTCTGGGTGCCGCACATCCTGGGACAGGTGGATCGGACCACGGTCCTTGCCTTCGTTGTGTGTTCAGTTTTGGAGGGACGAAGGGAAGGGATTTCGATACTTAATCACAGTCACAAAGGCATGATAACTGGTAGCAGGAGTGATGGGCAGACAGAAGACAACGCCACTAACTATGCCTAGGCTAGTGAGGGAAGGACTTCTAGAGGAGGCGAACCTAAGCTGAATTTGTCCCTACGGATCCTAACCTGTGCAAATAACCACCAAAGAACATACAGTATGTTAGTTGATAAAATTTGATCCAACTATACTTATTTTCCTGCAGCTTGCATTTTGCTGTTATCAGCAAGCCTAGGCAAGCCTCCCATTGCAGTTCTTATGGAGCAATGAGCGAATTTTTAAGGATTTGTAGGAATTAACCACGTGAAGAATGGTGGCAGGGTGGGGCTGGTCTTGGGCATGAGAGGCTATGGCAGGCCCTGAAACTGTAAGTAGTTAAATCTGACCACAGCATAAAATGTGCAGAGGGCCGTGGGGGAAATAGAAGGCGAGAGAGGCCAGCAGATTAAAAAGACTAAGAAGTTTCtcatagccaaaaccggtttggctcagtggatagagcgtcggcctgcggactgaagggtcccaggttcgattccggtcaagggcatgtacctgggttgcgggcacatccccagtgggagatgtgcaggaggcagctgatcgatgtttctctctcatcgatgtttctaactgtctatctctctcccttcctgtctgtaaaaaatcaataaaatataaaaaaaaaaagaaagaaaaaaaagaaaagctttaaaaaaaaaaaaaaagaagaagaagaagtttcTCATAGCTCAACTCCGTGAGCTAGGCACTGTCGTCTAAGTACATGGTACTTCCTGATATTCAGTATGCAAAGCTTAGAAGGTTGACTTTTGCCTACTAGTCTGAGAcgggaggaagggcagaggtgAGGACGAATAGGAGACGTCATCACTAGAGCAGGGACCCCGGGGTCCCCAGCAGATTATAGGAAAGACTTCTGGTTCACACAAGTTCATGACCCTGAAGGTGGGTGCCTTTTCAGTTTCCTCCCGGGCTGTACCTTACTCAGACGAGTAATGCTAGGCTAGAGATGTCCGTTCTTCTCTGGAAGTTAAGGAGCCAGATGGTTCTATGAGATTCAACTTTTTACCCCCAGGAATGCTGAATTGCTTTTGAAGCTGGTAGTCCAGGGGAAGCTGCCTCTGGAGGCCCTGCCCCCGCTAAACATGCCAGATGATCCAAACGTCCTCTTCACCTCCTGGCTCAACAGTCTTTCCCAGCCCATCAAGGACCTGGTCCTCCCCCACATTACTGAGTGCAACTTAGAGAAGCAGTTTTTGAAGGTCAGTAAAACCAGGTGCCCTGGGCTGAGAGTTCCTTAATGccttctgtaaaatagaaatctcatcttttattagcaccagaaaaaaaatcccagagaCACTAGGAGAACCTGCAGCCCTGATAATGCAGAGAAATAGAGCTTGCAGAATGCCCTCCCCTGGATAATGCTAGGTGGATGGGTTTTCCTTGTCAGAGGGTCAGCTTGGGGATCCGAGTTTTACAGTCACCCGAGACTTTTGGGAACTTTTCCAGGGAAGGTAGAACGTATCTTTATCTGTATTGTGCTTAAGTTCAAGGACACTTTCACTCCTGACTCTTCTCCCCTTAACAGGTTAAGGAGGGCCCGATCTTTGCATTCCTGACCTTCATTGAAGCCATGTCATTCATTTCTGGGTCTGTCTTCTGGTCCGTCCTCTTCTTCCTGCTGTTGCTGCTCCTGGAGATGGGTTTCCTGATTGGGCTCCTGCAAGGCATCCTGACTCCACTCCAGGACACCTTCCCTTTTTGCAAGACACATGAAAAGCTATTTACAGGTACTCTGACATATGGCCCTACTCCCACCAATGACCCTGGTTTCACTGAGACTCTAATCCAGCCCTGAAAGTAACTTCTGCTTAAcccgccccccgaccccccccccacctctgacCTTGATCCAAGTTCAATGTTTCTTCCAGTGGTTCTCTTTGGACTCATGTTCCTGTGTGGCATCTTCTTCATTCAACCTGCAGGCGTCTATTACATCAAACTGCTGAATGGTTACTGGATGATCCTCcccatcatcatcgtcatcatatTTGAAAACATGGCTGTGAGCTGGGCCTATGGGTCCAGGAGGTGATCACTTGGGGCTAAGGGAAGGGTgacttcttcctccctccctccctccctccctccctccctccctccctccctccctccctcccttccttcctttcttttttaaactatatttttattgatttcagagagggtaggagagggagagaatcattaatgaggagagagaatcactgattggctgcctcctgcatgccccccgactggggatcgagcccacaacccgggcatgtgccctgaccaggaatcgaactgtgacctcctggttcatgggttgatgctcaaccactgagccacactggcggggctGACCCCTTTCTTTTTGCCTCCATTCTCACTCAACTAGAGCGACATTAGGGACCCTCAACTTCAGAGCCTTCTGCAAAATcttttaattcactcatttattgaacatatttattaagtacttaatatgtgccaggcacttttttAGTCACCAGATACAGTATCAAAGCAATCATACTTGTCCTCagggagtttacattctagtggtGGAGATAGTTaccaaatgaacaacaaaaaaatgttagtTGGTAATAATTGACAGGAGAGAAATCATAGACTAAGGTAAAATGATTAAGAGTGTGAGTTTGTATGGGTGTTAATTGAGGTAGGATTGCAAGGAAGACCTCTCTGATAAGGAGACATTTGAACAGACTCCTGAATGAAGGAGTCAGATAGAATTCTGAGAAAGTGTGTTCCAAGTAGAGGGAGCAGTAGGTACCATGGTAAGAGAAGCATTTTGCCTGGAAGCTTTAAGGATCGAGGAGATCAGAGAGGTCGGAATagaatcctatatactaaaagcctaatatgctaagagtCTGACCGTttgtttgaccatttgaccagttgctatgacgtccACTagtcaccagggggcagatgctccgaccagtaggttagcttgctgctgggatctggccaattgggactggaggAGACaagccggacacaccctggagccctcctgtggtccctcccaggccccggttgtgtactgatggggtcccttggcctggcctgtgccctctcacaatctgggatcccttgggggatgtcagagagttggTTTCAGCCCCATTCCTCgtaggccaggctaagggaccccaccagtccTCTAGTGTTAGGATATGTGGCCAGAGAGTTAGTGAGACATTGTGTAGCGCCTTCAAAGCCATAGTGGGACTTGGCTTTTTAtgcagaactagaggcccggtgcatgagactCATGCACTGGgtagggggttccctcagcctggcctacgccctcttgcagtccgggacctcttggggggatgtccgcctgctggcttagggggatcgggcctaacctggcagtcagaagtccttctcacagtccagggctctcacagttcaggacccttcgctccttaccactcacctacagtggaggtgggagaggctcccgccactgccactgggcttgccagccatgagcccggcttctggctgagtggtgctccccgtatgggagcgcactgaccagggagcagctcctgcattgagcatctgcccactggtggtcagtgtgcatcatagcgaccggtcattccaccgttcagtcaatttgcatgttactcttttattgtataggatgataGAGGAGGCACTAGAAGGTTTTGAGTAGGGGAATGACATAATtagattaaaacaattttttaaaaaatatattttattgattttttacagagaggaagggagagagatagagagccagaaacatcgatgagagagaaacatcgatcagctgcctcctgcacatctcccactggggatatgcccgcaacccaggtacatgcccttgaccggaatcgaacctgggacccctcagtccgcaggccgacgctccatccactgagccaaaccggtttcggctgattaaaacaatttttaatcctcacccgaggatactttttccattgatttccagagagagtagaagggagggaagagtgggtggggagagagagagagagagagagagagagagaaagaaacattgattggctctctCCCGTAAGCACTCCCACAAGGACCAGGGAACCTGCAGCCGAGTACATGCcttgattgggaatggaacctgtgaccctgtggccagggccagatttattaaaaaaaaaaaaaaaaaaaaaaaaaagatacctataCCCgggctggtgtagttcagtggttgagcattaacctgtgaaccaggaggtcactggtcagggcacatccctgggttgcaggcttgatccccagtgggggacattacagaaggcagctaatcaatgattctcatcattgatgtttctacctttctctccctcccttcctctctgaaatcaatacaaatatattaaaaaaagaagatacctATAATTGCTGTGTGGAGAATAGACTATGAGGAGTCAAAAGTGAAGCAAGGAGAACAGTAGTGAGttattgtaatattttcaatGGGAGCTAACAATGGCTTAGGCTAGGGTGTTAGAGGGGTAGATTGAGAGATGTGGTCTAATTCTTCAAGGAAGAATGACCAGGGGAGAGAGAACTAATCAGGGACTGGAAATTAGTAGCTATAACTGTGGAATGGGAGAGTGGGAGAATCCAAGTCACACA
This is a stretch of genomic DNA from Myotis daubentonii chromosome 15, mMyoDau2.1, whole genome shotgun sequence. It encodes these proteins:
- the SLC6A16 gene encoding orphan sodium- and chloride-dependent neurotransmitter transporter NTT5; this encodes MPPCPWAKPRGSRSGTADTGSHPATGLSGTNSHFLCRGNPDEYLRSRGKVRVVEAQTAERRLAPNMKSAQEGRPSLGKVDAAPESLPEAKTEAQSLQGKVSSPDPSTHTQQSQGPENRLPAPYEKQSLASRIAEAEAWETRAFEAEKRRSSQFRQGSVFELEDAPVKQKPSLKKVAAPEKEKREVVSTRPLWANKAEYIFALVGFSLRPAHLWRFPLLWLHNGGWSFFIIYIFLLFLMGIPLLFLEMAVGRRMRQCSICAWSVIGPWFGGVGCSSFMVSFITALYLNVVNGWILFYLGQSFQFSVPWEHCPLLKNSSGFDPECARTTPSMYFWYRLTLKASDSIEDSGPPVISLLLPLLMAWCLVGIFMINGIKSIGKVLCVLVPLTGIITVFLLIRSALLSGARYGLQRLAVMKVSALYSITAWIQAGIHVLFALGLGFGPIVVYSSYMDQPSNCLSDAFVVAFINLGFSVLTMPFIFSVLGFWATVLIHNCIEKNAELLLKLVVQGKLPLEALPPLNMPDDPNVLFTSWLNSLSQPIKDLVLPHITECNLEKQFLKVKEGPIFAFLTFIEAMSFISGSVFWSVLFFLLLLLLEMGFLIGLLQGILTPLQDTFPFCKTHEKLFTVVLFGLMFLCGIFFIQPAGVYYIKLLNGYWMILPIIIVIIFENMAVSWAYGSRRFLAELGPLWNRPIQPIFNCLWCCVCPFVLLILFTVILIFLSLKTFTYVAWDSSTSKEVPRPYPSWALLALIFIFLIVTLPILIYFVYSFAHGIPFKPRSLDGPLTSSKSLSLSSEAQTKEAPQGDKGKARPSAGGLAHSFTLMPHKNGMKYRAVIFRFHQETRKKEGLTP